Proteins from a single region of Drosophila biarmipes strain raj3 chromosome 3R, RU_DBia_V1.1, whole genome shotgun sequence:
- the LOC108025165 gene encoding uncharacterized protein LOC108025165, with protein sequence MSLKVKLYKIPITKVKVNFALLKRFGGYQPFLYNITVDACRVLKYPKSNPVFGFFHSLFLQHSNMNHTCPFDHDLIVDKLSAEFVNTQFTKVLPFPLGDYQFYSNWMADDISRAEVRVYGTLS encoded by the exons ATGTCGCTGAAAGTGAAACTGTATAAGATTCCCATTACCAAAGTCAAG GTCAACTTTGCATTGCTTAAGAGATTCGGTGGATACCAGCCGTTTCTTTATAACATCACGGTGGATGCCTGTAGAGTTCTGAAATATCCCAAGTCAAACCCAGTTTTTGGCTTTTTCCACAGTCTCTTTCTGCAGCATTCCAACATGAATCATACGTGTCCCTTTgat CACGACCTTATTGTGGATAAGCTTTCCGCCGAGTTTGTAAATACGcaatttacaaaagttttGCCTTTTCCGCTCGGAGATTACCAATTTTATTCCAACTGGATGGCAGATGATATAAGCCGGGCGGAAGTTCGGGTCTACGGCACGCTCTCCTAA
- the LOC108025419 gene encoding uncharacterized protein LOC108025419, with product MCKYICLGHLIIMLYLIKEITPMVEFTNVKCTSWDKKFADFEYCHLKSVNRSFKYLSLKVNLHKVPITKIKVNFALLKRYSGYKPFLYNITFDACKLLKHPKSNPIAGFFHGLFKKHSNMNHSCPYDHDLLVDKLPTSFLNKQITGALNFPLGEYLFHSDWFAYGVNRATVDFFYTLS from the exons ATGTGCAAGTATATATGTCTTGGCCATCTTATAATAATGTTATATTTGATCAAGGAA ATAACTCCTATGGTCGAGTTTACGAATGTCAAGTGCACTTCCTGGGATAAGAAGTTTGCTGACTTTGAGTACTGCCACCTGAAGTCGGTCAATCGCAGCTTTAAGTACTTGTCCCTCAAGGTTAACCTACACAAAGTTCCCATAACCAAAATAAAG GTTAACTTTGCTCTGCTCAAGCGTTACAGTGGCTACAAGCCTTTTCTGTACAATATCACATTCGACGCCTGTAAACTCCTGAAACACCCCAAGTCGAACCCGATTGCTGGCTTCTTCCACGGCCTGTTCAAAAAGCACTCCAACATGAATCACTCGTGCCCATATGAT CACGATCTTTTAGTTGACAAGCTGCCCACGAGCTTTTTGAACAAACAAATAACCGGAGCTCTCAACTTTCCACTTGGGGAATACCTTTTCCACTCGGACTGGTTTGCATATGGAGTCAATCGGGCGACCGTTGACTTCTTCTACACTCTTTCATAA
- the LOC108025312 gene encoding fibrous sheath CABYR-binding protein, with product MFENSLLIIKPDYLHKRRPVLLKLLGEGFQLQGNRRIAFSPETAAEFYADYADEKGFMLEVILLSKGVSEAFIVTKENAVQELLNIMICYFGSASELERNIHVTKNSYSVAREINFIFPNYIHEPHQMFDHNNFCNRPMLKPLLQEIYDIMQNVDCSQENWKVRLSDYLVRSNPKMPQVTNQCQQRPDVGIQDKSQQTTMTYAPKPSARGAQPRAKKTQSSSSPLSSTSPHSSMLLSSSSCVTCGGFERSEPCISELELSKRVEPHDEEKVCVDEEILWKEVVVYEEIQPEEEEQESKEFKFELEEEHEGEAGGSDVESDRSVHDAAPLPAAQDEESEAGETAAGEPAEAAAAPEAVPPAEEAPPAAEAAPEAPPAGEEAPAEEAPPAE from the exons ATGTTCGAGAACTCCCTGTTGATCATCAAGCCGGACTACTTGCACAAGCGGCGTCCGGTGCTCCTGAAGCTGCTGGGCGAGGGATTCCAGTTGCAGGGCAACCGCAGGATCGCCTTTTCGCCGGAAACAGCCGCCGAGTTCTATGCGGACTACGCCGATGAGAAGGGCTTCATGCTGGAGGTCATTCTCCTCTCCAAGGGAGTTTCCGAGGCCTTCATAGTCACCAAGGAGAACGCCGTGCAGGAGCTGCTCAACATCATGATCTGCTACTT TGGCTCCGCATCGGAGCTGGAACGGAATATCCACGTCACCAAAAATAGCTACAGCGTGGCCCGTGagataaactttatttttccaaACT ATATCCACGAGCCGCACCAGATGTTCGACCACAACAACTTCTGCAACCGACCCATGCTGAAGCCGCTACTCCAAGAGATCTACGACATCATGCAGAACGTGGACTGCAGCCAGGAGAACTGGAAGGTGCGCCTGTCCGACTACCTGGTGCGCAGCAACCCGAAGATGCCGCAAGTGACCAACCAGTGCCAGCAGCGACCCGATGTGGGCATCCAGGACAAGTCGCAGCAGACCACCATGACCTATGCCCCCAAGCCGAGTGCGAGGGGTGCCCAGCCCCGGGCCAAGAAGACCCAGAGCAGCAGCTCGCCCCTGTCCTCCACATCGCCGCACTCCTCGATGCTACTCTCCTCCAGTTCGTGTGTCACCTGTGGCGGGTTCGAGAGGAGCGAGCCCTGCATCTCGGAACTGGAACTCAGCAAGCGAGTGGAACCGCACGACGAGGAGAAGGTTTGCGTGGACGAGGAGATCCTGTGGAAGGAGGTGGTGGTCTACGAGGAAATCcagccggaggaggaggagcaggagagCAAGGAGTTCAAGTtcgagctggaggaggagcacGAGGGCGAGGCGGGTGGCTCGGATGTGGAGTCGGACAGGAGTGTCCACGATGCAGCACCGCTGCCAGCAGCTCAGGACGAGGAATCGGAGGCGGGTGaaactgctgctggggagccagctgaagctgctgcagctccAGAAGCGGTTCCGCCCGCGGAGGAGGCTCCACCCGCGGCAGAGGCTGCTCCAGAAGCACCCCCAGCAGGCGAGGAGGCTCCGGCAGAGGAAGCTCCACCCGCAGAATAA
- the LOC108025172 gene encoding uncharacterized protein LOC108025172, producing MSSRFRLIELFVLLYLIKQIASRVELTNIVCTSLDPEFADFEYCYLKSVNRTYKYMSLKVNLLKKPITKVKVNAELLKRFSGYKPYLYNVTVDACRFLKNTKSSPIAAYFYGFFKSHSNMNHSCPYDQDIVVEKLPISAINTHFTEVLPFPLGDYLFQTNWFAYDINRANVKVYFTLS from the exons ATGAGTTCCCGATTCCGCCTTATCGAACTCTTTGTGCTCCTATATTTAATCAAACAG ATTGCATCTAGAGTGGAGCTGACCAACATTGTATGCACCTCCTTGGACCCTGAGTTCGCCGACTTTGAGTACTGCTATCTCAAATCCGTGAATCGAACCTATAAGTACATGTCCTTAAAGGTGAACTTGCTGAAGAAGCCCATCACCAAAGTCAAA GTGAATGCGGAACTACTAAAGAGATTCAGTGGCTACAAGCCGTATCTCTACAACGTGACTGTGGACGCCTGCCGATTTCTGAAGAATACCAAATCCAGTCCCATTGCAGCATATTTTTACGGCTTCTTCAAGAGCCACTCCAACATGAATCACTCTTGCCCCTATGAT CAAGATATAGTGGTAGAAAAACTACCGATCAGCGCTATAAATACCCACTTCACCGAGGTCTTGCCCTTTCCCCTCGGAGATTACCTCTTTCAAACTAATTGGTTCGCCTACGACATAAACCGCGCCAATGTCAAAGTATACTTTACACTTTCGTAA
- the LOC108025420 gene encoding cytochrome P450 4c3 has protein sequence MSSKVVTSLMAESLLLSKVGQVISGYSPITVFLVASIALFLVVYNKRRSRLVKYIEKIPGPAAMPFLGNAIEMNVDHDELFNRVIGMQKLWGTRIGINRVWQGTAPRVLLFEPETVEPILNSQKFVNKSHDYDYLHPWLGEGLLTSTDRKWHSRRKILTPAFHFKILDDFIDVFNEQSAVLARKLAVEVGSEAFNLFPYVTLCTLDIVCETAMGRRIYAQSNSESEYVKAVYGIGSIVQSRQAKIWLQSDFIFSLTAEYKLHQSYISTLHGFSNMVIRERKAELALLQENNNNNNENAPDAYDDVGKKKRLAFLDLLIDASKEGTVLSNEDIREEVDTFMFEGHDTTSAAISWTLFLLGCHPEYQEQVVEELDAIFGDDKETPATMKNLLDMRYLECCIKDSLRLFPSVPMMARMVGEDVNIGGKIVPAGTQAIIMTYALHRNPRVFPKPEQFNPDNFLPENCAGRHPFAYIPFSAGPRNCIGQKFAILEEKAVISTVLRKYKIEAVDRREDLTLLGELILRPKDGLRVKITPRD, from the exons ATGTCCTCGAAAGTGGTGACCTCGCTGATGGCCGAGAGCCTGCTGCTCTCCAAAGTGGGCCAAGTGATATCGGGCTACTCCCCGATTACGGTTTTCCTCGTCGCGTCCATCGCGCTCTTCCTGGTGGTCTACAACAAGCGGCGATCCCGGCTGGTGAAGTACATCGAAAAGATCCCGGGACCCGCGGCCATGCCCTTTCTGGGCAACGCCATCGAGATGAATGTGGACCATGACG AGCTCTTCAACCGCGTCATCGGCATGCAAAAACTGTGGGGCACGCGTATTGGAATCAACCGAGTTTGGCAGGGAACTGCCCCCCGAGTGCTCCTCTTCGAGCCCGAAACTGTGGAG CCCATACTGAACAGCCAGAAGTTCGTGAACAAGAGCCACGATTACGACTATCTGCATCCTTGGCTGGGAGAGGGTCTGCTCACCAGCACTGACCGCAAGTGGCACTCCCGCAGGAAG aTCCTCACGCCCGCCTTCCACTTCAAAATCTTGGACGACTTCATAGACGTCTTCAACGAGCAGAGCGCGGTCTTGGCCAGAAAATTGGCGGTGGAGGTGGGCAGCGAGGCGTTCAACCTGTTCCCCTACGTCACGCTCTGCACGTTGGACATTGTCTGTG AAACCGCCATGGGTCGCAGAATCTATGCCCAGAGCAATAGTGAATCGGAGTACGTGAAGGCGGTCTACGG CATTGGATCGATTGTGCAGAGTCGCCAGGCGAAGATCTGGCTGCAGAGCGACTTCATCTTCAGCCTGACTGCGGAGTACAAGCTCCACCAGAGCTACATAAGCACCCTGCACGGGTTCTCCAACATGGTGATCCGCGAACGCAAGGCTGAGCTGGCCCTTCTCCaggagaacaacaacaacaacaacgagaaTGCCCCCGATGCCTACGATGATGTGGGAAAGAAGAAGCGCCTGGCCTTCCTGGATCTGCTCATCGATGCCTCCAAGGAGGGAACAGTGCTCTCGAAT GAGGACATTCGCGAGGAGGTGGACACCTTTATGTTCGAGGGCCACGACACCACCTCGGCCGCCATTTCCTGGACCCTCTTCCTGCTGGGCTGCCATCCGGAGTACCAGGAGCAGGTGGTGGAGGAGCTGGACGCGATCTTCGGCGACGACAAGGAGACGCCGGCCACCATGAAGAACCTGCTGGACATGCGGTACCTGGAGTGCTGCATCAAGGACTCGCTGCGCCTGTTCCCCAGTGTGCCCATGATGGCCAGGATGGTGGGCGAGGATGTCAACATAG GTGGAAAGATCGTGCCCGCTGGCACCCAGGCCATCATCATGACCTACGCCCTGCACCGCAACCCGCGGGTCTTCCCCAAGCCGGAGCAGTTCAACCCGGACAACTTCCTGCCGGAGAACTGCGCCGGTCGCCATCCCTTCGCCTACATCCCCTTCAGCGCCGGACCGCGCAACTGCATTGGCCAGAAGTTCGCCATTCTGGAGGAGAAGGCCGTCATCTCCACGGTGCTGAGGAAGTACAAGATCGAGGCCGTCGACCGGCGCGAGGACCTCACCCTGCTGGGCGAGCTCATCCTGCGACCCAAGGACGGCCTGAGGGTAAAGATCACGCCCAGGGACTAA
- the LOC108025310 gene encoding uncharacterized protein LOC108025310, with the protein MERAGLLAVLGLFCASGFFAAATPIGGEQPLLGASRCTWGPSYWCGNFSNSRECHATRHCIQTVWETQQVAVDTDSICKICKDMVTQARDQLKSNETEEELKEVFEGSCKLIPIKPVQKECIKVADDFLPELVEALASQMNPDQVCSVAGLCNSAYMDELIRQGIQSGLDGTAQDDDSSEETELTWQPNQLSCGNCNMLSRIMHSKFEATNRDDMVETMLHVCGSLSSFSDACANIVLTYFNDIYDHVSKHLTSDAVCHVSGVCASRYHQHEEDKQPTEALVALDAGDDIPCELCEQLVKHLRDVLVANTTETEFKQVMEGFCKQSKGFKDECLSIVDQYYHVIYETLVNKLDANGACCMIGICQKQSASSIKDAPIMPLLPVIEPAQVKITIEKLEKHERKHLGASEPKFSQQEIMDMQLPIDHLMGAANPGALVEGGELCTLCEYLLHFIQETLATPATDDEIKHTVENICTKLPSGVAGQCRNFVEMYGDAVIALLVQGLNPRSVCPYMQMCPKNLPKKDDVEVFHPVPISDEQDSPTCPLCLFAVEQAQMKIRDNKSKDNIKKVLKGLCTHLPKNLQEECVDFVNTYSNELVDMLITDFKPQEICVQLKLCDKTTDALSDLGIALEDDVDGEDKSSSEEISSNDIESLEELPIQFAFDEGFTAAPNCLICEELVKELEKRMGKHPTKDSIKQILEQSCDRMKKPLAGKCHKVIDKYGDKIADLLLKEMDPKLICIELGMCVLADLDDLEVDEALKYDVIAVPHQDIKASSIKEPPTCVLCEFIMTKLEADLKNKTEQAEIKKAIEAVCNRLPGTVRKQCDAFVEGYADAVLKLLSDVPPKEVCQKMQLCFSVAVTDEVVECGVCHGVSQALLPFLREKKDEAKDVTPLQMTSVACETLPAKYYKICSEMISIYGNSLKNLAQRSYVDQSHVCAEIGKCFDSEKSSLAFARISA; encoded by the exons ATGGAGCGAGCAGGCCTTCTGGCCGTTCTGGGCCTCTTCTGCGCCTCCG GCTTCTTCGCCGCCGCCACGCCCATCGGGGGCGAGCAGCCACTCCTGGGAGCCAGCAGGTGCACCTGGGGACCCTCGTACTGGTGCGGCAACTTCAG CAACTCCAGGGAATGCCATGCCACCCGGCACTGCATCCAAACCGTTTGGGAGACCCAGCAGGTCGCCGTGGACACGGACTCCATCTGCAAGATATGCAAGGACATGGTAACCCAGGCCCGCGACCAGCTGAAGAGCAACGAGACCGAGGAGGAGCTCAAGGAGGTCTTCGAGGGCTCCTGCAAGCTGATTCCGATCAAGCCGGTCCAGAAGGAGTGCATCAAGGTGGCCGACGACTTCCTGCCCGAGCTGGTCGAGGCCCTGGCCTCCCAAATGAACCCCGAT CAAGTCTGCTCTGTGGCCGGACTTTGCAACAGTGCCTACATGGATGAGCTGATTAGGCAAGGCATTCAGTCGGGCCTTGATGGAACCGCCCAGGATGACGACAGCTCGGAGGAGACCGAGTTGACTTGGCAGCCCAACCAACTCTCCTGCGGCAACTGCAACATGCTGTCCCGCATTATGCACTCCAAGTTCGAGGCCACCAACCGCGATGACATGGTGGAAACCATGCTCCATGTGTGCGGATCCCTGTCCAGCTTCTCCGACGCCTGTGCCAACATTGTGCTCACCTACTTCAATGACATCTACGACCATGTCAGCAAGCACCTGACCTCGGATGCCGTGTGCCATGTGTCCGGAGTGTGCGCCTCCAGATATCACCAGCACGAGGAGGACAAGCAGCCGACGGAGGCCTTGGTGGCCCTGGATGCTGGCGATGACATTCCCTGCGAGCTGTGCGAGCAGCTGGTGAAGCACCTGCGCGATGTTCTGGTGGCCAACACCACGGAGACCGAGTTCAAGCAGGTTATGGAGGGCTTCTGCAAGCAGTCGAAGGGATTCAAGGATGAGTGCCTGAGCATCGTGGACCAGTACTACCACGTGATCTATGAGACATTGGTCAACAAGCTGGATGCCAACGGAGCCTGCTGCATGATCGGCATTTGCCAGAAGCAGTCTGCCTCCTCGATTAAGGATGCTCCCATCATGCCGCTGCTGCCTGTTATTGAGCCCGCCCAGGTGAAGATCACCATCGAGAAGCTGGAGAAGCACGAGCGGAAGCATCTGGGCGCCAGTGAGCCCAAGTTCAGCCAGCAGGAGATCATGGACATGCAGCTGCCCATCGACCACCTCATGGGAGCCGCTAACCCCGGAGCATTGGTGGAGGGCGGAGAGCTCTGCACCCTCTGCGAGTACTTGCTGCACTTCATCCAGGAAACTCTGGCCACCCCGGCCACCGATGACGAGATCAAGCACACCGTTGAGAACATCTGCACCAAACTGCCCTCGGGAGTCGCCGGTCAGTGTCGCAACTTCGTGGAGATGTACGGCGATGCTGTGATTGCCCTGCTCGTCCAGGGACTGAATCCCCGCTCCGTGTGCCCCTACATGCAGATGTGCCCGAAGAACCTGCCCAAGAAGGACGACGTCGAGGTGTTCCATCCCGTGCCCATCAGCGATGAACAGGACTCGCCCACTTGCCCGCTGTGCCTCTTTGCCGTCGAGCAGGCCCAGATGAAGATCCGCGACAACAAGTCCAAGGACAACATCAAGAAGGTACTGAAAGGCCTGTGCACCCATCTGCCCAAGAATCTGCAGGAAGAGTGCGTGGACTTTGTGAACACCTACTCCAACGAGCTGGTCGACATGCTGATCACGGACTTCAAGCCTCAGGAGATCTGCGTGCAACTGAAGCTCTGCGACAAGACCACGGATGCTCTCAGCGACTTGGGCATTGCTCTGGAGGACGATGTCGATGGCGAGGACAAGTCCAGCAGCGAGGAGATCAGCTCCAACGACATCGAGTCCCTGGAGGAACTGCCCATTCAGTTCGCCTTCGACGAAGGATTCACCGCCGCCCCCAACTGTCTGATCTGCGAGGAGTTGGTCAAGGAGTTGGAGAAGCGCATGGGCAAGCACCCCACCAAGGACAGCATCAAGCAGATCCTGGAGCAGTCCTGCGACAGGATGAAGAAGCCGTTGGCCGGAAAGTGCCACAAGGTCATCGACAAGTACGGCGACAAGATCGCCGATCTGCTGCTCAAGGAAATGGACCCCAAGCTGATCTGCATCGAGTTGGGAATGTGCGTCCTGGCTGATCTGGACGATC TGGAGGTGGACGAGGCCTTGAAGTACGACGTGATTGCCGTGCCCCACCAGGACATCAAGGCGTCCAGCATCAAGGAGCCGCCCACCTGCGTCCTCTGCGAGTTCATCATGACCAAACTGGAGGCCGATCTGAAGAACAAGACCGAGCAGGCCGAAATCAAGAAGGCGATCGAGGCAGTCTGCAACCGTCTGCCAGGCACCGTTCGCAAGCAGTGCGATGCCTTCGTGGAGGGATATGCTGATGCTGTTCTTAAGCTGCTGAGCGATGTGCCGCCCAAGGAGGTGTGCCAGAAAATGCAGCTCTGCTTCAGCGTGGCCGTCACCGACGAGGTGGTGGAGTGCGGAGTGTGCCACGGAGTGAGCCAGGCCCTGCTGCCCTTCCTGCGCGAGAAGAAGGATGAGGCAAAGGACGTGACCCCCCTGCAGATGACATCGGTGGCCTGCGAGACCTTGCCAGCCAAGTACTACAAGATT TGCTCTGAGATGATCTCCATCTATGGCAACAGCCTTAAGAACTTGGCTCAGCGATCCTACGTGGATCAGTCGCATGTCTGCGCCGAGATCGGCAAGTGCTTCGATAGCGAGAAGTCTTCGCTGGCCTTTGCCAGAATTTCAG CCTAA